A part of Limihaloglobus sulfuriphilus genomic DNA contains:
- a CDS encoding glycoside hydrolase family 2 protein: MKLPYLFAALTVSLITIYASAGEGGKYGEKENTNFSVFKDDFSHNSIETGTWLTNGRGKFDIYDGILKIAGGWVTAGEQNWSNYSVKFRARAPKDARQVQIWAGLRNYNRDFRYVAALRGGNNNHLYLARYGAEGYDKLLAIEPLEFSPSPGKWYIIEVAAAGDKIAVYLNEEDKPRIVVSDEESPFISGKASLGGSYITTEFDWIKIEPLAPDALDGLRKTESPAENSSTKEAERISRRAGYKPFYLQEIPENRVELKLDGKWLFIPDYEAGGEPFTTDYDDSTAHVMDVPNFWVPLQCWLEGEFTNGFNKGQNDKFHRMETARCEAYTFDYKKTRSAWYRHYIDLPKNAIEKKVVIEFNGIAVASSIYFNGNKIHDNIGMYMPMKLDVTDHVTAGRNVLAVHVWRNWDDESSALVDVESIDDNYADAWNVIAEAQQGRLKKLSSGQRAQKLLDKHIQRGFYRGDPGGIWRTAKIVISSKLKIEDCYFVPSMNDAQIQVEYSNSGNKAQDVQLTYEINDAVTDEVLCGGSVEKVKLAGKSARTADFNTPKVSPKLWAPGKPNLYNITFRLIQNDEIVDSLTEKVGFRTIELRDEQLYFNRRPLWVRGANHMPGHIRPYDKDLADRFMQLALDHNVIATRTHCSPWSEKWLDSADQAGVMISFEGAWPWLMLRDIPSEEAIEIWKREFTALVKANRNRPSIFLWTMNNEMKFYLLGDSDEVITEKGSILTDGINALRSVDSSRPVVADSAYYRKHLVRSGRYERIIKANNFDEGDIDDPHGYFNWYNKGTFHFFNGEFGRDYCTPGRPALGQEISTGYPRSDDGLATRFYLFEHQTPQTTVGKKAYEHCDPDYFIGRHSMMTKELAEMFRRVEHENTSGVMLFAFETWFYNTHLSERVSPMLTARRLKTAYQPLLASAELWGRHFYAGDNIDTDITLVNDSLEFAVLKSPLVICRILYGSEVLAEKTVSYDDLEYYQTAKQKVSIKLPSKLPELRVDCRLTLTVISQDVLISENEYDITAAQKDWAMGSGANTSLTYYMLEGDANARRLLDFYGLNAVDVQSPKELVGRKSVLIIGGFENMPLSYEKTADFVASGGNAILLNNGPAVVRLFPDKVLAYKNYRHEIVTMNYDESKVFDGIEPLDIAWFSDGRNVPYTAGGRYTIDRFSNDIKALAETLEWHGYLNSPLDYKKIGGCPLFTLRHGKGRVIAAQIRTDAIEFDPVASRLILNILKYDFKENQ; encoded by the coding sequence ATGAAATTACCATATCTTTTTGCAGCTCTAACTGTATCTCTAATAACTATTTACGCTAGTGCCGGAGAAGGGGGAAAATATGGAGAGAAAGAAAATACTAATTTTTCAGTCTTTAAGGACGACTTTTCACATAATTCAATCGAGACAGGTACCTGGCTGACTAACGGGAGGGGGAAATTCGACATTTATGATGGTATTCTTAAAATTGCCGGCGGCTGGGTAACTGCCGGTGAGCAAAACTGGAGTAACTATTCTGTCAAATTCAGGGCAAGGGCTCCGAAAGATGCCCGCCAGGTGCAGATATGGGCGGGATTGCGGAATTACAACCGCGACTTCCGCTATGTTGCGGCACTTCGCGGCGGAAATAACAACCATCTGTATCTGGCAAGGTATGGGGCTGAAGGTTACGATAAGTTGTTGGCAATTGAGCCATTAGAGTTTTCTCCTTCCCCTGGAAAATGGTATATTATTGAGGTGGCGGCTGCCGGAGATAAGATAGCCGTATATCTAAACGAAGAAGATAAGCCCCGAATTGTTGTCAGCGACGAAGAGAGTCCGTTTATCAGCGGAAAGGCCTCACTGGGCGGCAGTTATATCACTACCGAGTTCGACTGGATCAAGATTGAGCCTTTAGCTCCGGACGCTCTTGACGGGCTCCGGAAAACCGAGAGCCCGGCCGAGAACTCTTCAACCAAAGAAGCAGAGAGGATAAGCCGGAGAGCCGGTTATAAACCTTTTTATCTGCAGGAAATTCCTGAAAACCGTGTTGAGTTAAAGCTGGATGGCAAATGGCTGTTCATACCTGATTATGAAGCCGGCGGCGAGCCGTTCACAACAGACTATGATGACAGCACAGCTCATGTTATGGATGTGCCCAATTTCTGGGTTCCTTTGCAGTGCTGGCTTGAAGGTGAGTTTACCAACGGATTCAATAAGGGCCAGAATGATAAATTTCATCGCATGGAAACGGCGCGTTGTGAGGCTTATACGTTTGATTACAAAAAAACCCGTTCCGCCTGGTACCGCCATTACATAGACCTGCCGAAAAATGCAATAGAGAAAAAGGTCGTAATAGAGTTTAACGGCATAGCAGTAGCAAGCAGCATCTATTTCAACGGCAATAAGATACATGATAATATCGGAATGTATATGCCGATGAAATTAGATGTAACCGACCATGTCACAGCCGGCAGAAACGTACTTGCGGTACATGTCTGGAGAAACTGGGACGATGAGAGCTCCGCATTGGTTGACGTTGAAAGTATAGACGATAATTACGCCGACGCATGGAATGTTATTGCTGAAGCTCAGCAGGGAAGGCTAAAAAAGCTCAGCAGCGGCCAAAGGGCACAAAAACTTCTTGATAAACATATTCAGAGAGGCTTTTACCGGGGCGACCCCGGAGGTATATGGAGAACCGCAAAGATCGTCATCAGCAGCAAACTAAAGATTGAAGACTGCTACTTTGTGCCCTCTATGAACGATGCTCAAATACAGGTTGAGTACTCAAACAGTGGTAATAAAGCTCAAGATGTTCAACTGACCTATGAAATTAACGATGCCGTTACAGATGAAGTTTTGTGCGGCGGAAGCGTTGAAAAAGTTAAACTTGCCGGTAAATCTGCCCGGACTGCGGATTTCAACACACCCAAAGTTTCACCCAAGCTCTGGGCACCTGGAAAACCAAATCTATACAATATAACTTTCAGACTCATCCAGAACGATGAGATTGTTGACTCTTTAACTGAAAAAGTTGGCTTCAGAACCATAGAACTCAGAGATGAGCAGCTGTATTTTAATCGCAGACCGCTTTGGGTTCGCGGCGCTAATCATATGCCCGGTCACATACGCCCCTATGACAAGGATCTGGCAGATAGGTTCATGCAGCTTGCACTTGATCATAATGTAATTGCTACAAGAACACACTGCAGCCCCTGGTCAGAAAAATGGCTGGATTCTGCTGACCAAGCCGGCGTAATGATATCCTTCGAGGGTGCCTGGCCATGGCTTATGCTCCGGGACATCCCAAGTGAAGAGGCAATAGAAATATGGAAACGTGAATTCACTGCCCTGGTAAAAGCAAACCGAAACCGCCCTTCAATATTTCTTTGGACTATGAATAACGAGATGAAATTTTATCTGCTCGGCGACAGCGATGAGGTCATCACCGAAAAGGGTTCAATACTCACAGATGGAATAAATGCGCTCAGGTCGGTCGACTCCAGCAGACCCGTAGTAGCCGATTCGGCGTATTACCGTAAGCATCTGGTCAGAAGCGGCCGTTATGAGCGAATTATAAAAGCCAACAATTTCGATGAAGGTGATATTGACGATCCACACGGATACTTTAACTGGTACAACAAGGGAACGTTTCATTTCTTTAACGGGGAGTTTGGCAGGGATTACTGCACTCCGGGCCGCCCTGCATTGGGGCAGGAGATATCGACCGGCTACCCCCGCTCAGACGACGGCCTTGCGACAAGGTTTTATCTTTTTGAACATCAGACACCGCAGACTACCGTCGGCAAGAAAGCCTACGAGCATTGTGACCCAGATTATTTTATCGGCCGACACAGCATGATGACAAAGGAGCTGGCGGAAATGTTCCGAAGAGTCGAACATGAAAACACTTCCGGAGTGATGCTGTTCGCTTTTGAGACATGGTTTTACAACACTCACCTCAGCGAAAGAGTTTCGCCTATGCTTACCGCCAGGAGATTAAAGACAGCTTACCAGCCGCTGCTCGCCAGTGCCGAACTTTGGGGCAGGCATTTTTACGCCGGCGACAACATAGATACCGACATTACTCTTGTTAATGACTCACTGGAATTTGCTGTTCTTAAAAGCCCTCTTGTAATATGCCGTATTCTGTATGGCAGTGAGGTGCTTGCGGAAAAAACTGTAAGTTACGATGATTTAGAATATTATCAGACTGCCAAACAAAAGGTATCCATAAAATTACCTTCAAAGCTCCCTGAGCTGAGAGTTGACTGCCGGCTTACTCTCACTGTTATTTCTCAAGACGTGCTGATTTCCGAAAACGAATATGACATAACCGCGGCGCAAAAAGACTGGGCTATGGGCAGCGGGGCAAATACTTCTTTGACATATTATATGCTGGAAGGCGACGCCAATGCACGGAGACTTTTGGATTTTTACGGCCTGAATGCCGTTGACGTCCAAAGTCCGAAAGAGCTTGTAGGCAGGAAATCCGTACTTATTATTGGCGGGTTTGAAAATATGCCTCTAAGTTATGAGAAAACAGCTGACTTTGTAGCATCGGGCGGTAACGCCATTCTGCTGAACAACGGCCCTGCCGTGGTTAGGCTTTTTCCTGATAAAGTACTGGCTTACAAGAATTACAGACATGAAATAGTGACAATGAATTATGACGAAAGCAAAGTCTTTGACGGAATTGAACCCCTTGATATTGCATGGTTTAGTGATGGACGAAATGTTCCCTATACAGCAGGCGGAAGATACACAATCGACCGTTTCAGCAATGATATAAAAGCACTTGCCGAAACACTCGAGTGGCACGGTTACCTCAACTCACCACTTGATTATAAGAAAATTGGCGGCTGCCCTCTGTTTACCCTGCGACATGGAAAAGGCAGAGTTATTGCGGCGCAGATTAGAACCGATGCAATTGAATTCGACCCTGTCGCCAGCAGATTGATATTGAACATTTTGAAATATGATTTCAAAGAAAACCAATAA
- a CDS encoding dockerin type I domain-containing protein — protein MSCNRLKSALFFICASFSALSAQTNIAFENVVMGTEITNLVPQGGFESGTYGWNHISGHVDTAAGPAELCVPLSCGNGILQGYIDNNDTLGQVRREITIQGGEEMVISAYLWNLSDDTHKIDVVVVDLNDESWEGQLVLYSYNQGCRDGVFCYQSFTPPAGTHNVTLRCFYNGVTADDDNWPDYPVAAMWDNIAITPASAFQPPSNDLGGYSPGDINLDGFVNIGDFQLLVAEWLESEGCIYSDINKDGTVNSRDFDSISKEWDGNTDSEWNQTLTGSVMCGYQGWFNCPDDGANRGWVHWGSNNRFEPGYCTIDLWPDISEYEPDELFPSGFKYENGETAYVFSSYNRKTVLRHFKWMRDYNIDGAYLQRFATETYGGTSLNHRDTVLAHCKEAANLYKRKYVMMYDLSGLGETGTFQVIRDWKRLVDVYGLTKDPDDKAYAHHNGKPVIAVWGIGFNDRAYTLEECKSLLNFFRADPDYGGMTIMVGIPSYWRTLGKDCVNDPYLFEVLEEADILSPWAVGRYSNTSGVNSYANNVWIPDMQWCQSHSKEYLPVVFPGFSWYNLHGGTLDQIPRRGGQFLWEQYYKTIKDAGVSMVYQAMFDEVDEATAIFKCTNNPPVGSFIDYEGLPSDHYLWLVGQAAKMLRGEIPVTSTIPIRD, from the coding sequence ATGAGTTGTAATCGATTAAAGTCGGCATTGTTTTTTATATGTGCTTCGTTCTCAGCTTTAAGCGCTCAGACAAATATCGCTTTCGAGAATGTTGTCATGGGCACAGAAATAACAAATCTTGTTCCTCAAGGTGGCTTTGAGTCCGGAACTTATGGCTGGAACCATATTTCAGGCCACGTAGATACTGCCGCCGGGCCTGCTGAGCTCTGCGTTCCGCTTTCTTGCGGCAACGGCATCCTGCAAGGGTATATAGACAATAATGATACACTTGGGCAAGTGCGTCGCGAAATTACTATACAAGGCGGCGAGGAAATGGTAATAAGTGCTTATCTTTGGAATCTCAGCGATGATACGCACAAGATTGATGTTGTAGTAGTTGACCTCAACGACGAGAGCTGGGAAGGCCAGCTCGTTCTCTACAGCTACAATCAGGGTTGCCGTGATGGCGTATTCTGCTACCAGTCATTCACGCCGCCGGCCGGAACCCATAATGTAACACTCAGGTGTTTTTATAACGGCGTTACCGCAGATGACGATAACTGGCCTGACTATCCTGTTGCCGCGATGTGGGACAATATTGCGATTACTCCGGCTTCGGCATTTCAGCCTCCCTCGAACGATTTGGGCGGCTACAGTCCCGGAGATATCAATCTTGACGGGTTTGTAAATATCGGAGATTTCCAGTTACTGGTCGCCGAATGGCTCGAGTCAGAGGGCTGCATATATTCGGATATAAACAAAGACGGTACTGTAAACTCAAGAGACTTCGACTCTATTTCAAAAGAATGGGACGGCAATACCGATTCAGAGTGGAACCAGACGCTTACCGGCAGCGTTATGTGCGGCTATCAGGGCTGGTTTAACTGTCCAGATGACGGTGCTAACCGCGGCTGGGTACACTGGGGAAGCAATAACAGATTCGAGCCGGGTTACTGTACAATAGACCTCTGGCCGGATATCAGCGAGTATGAGCCTGATGAGCTTTTCCCATCGGGGTTTAAGTACGAAAATGGTGAGACTGCTTATGTATTCAGCTCTTATAACCGCAAAACAGTGTTGCGGCATTTCAAATGGATGCGGGACTACAACATTGACGGCGCCTACCTCCAGAGGTTTGCCACTGAAACTTACGGAGGCACATCTCTAAACCACCGCGACACGGTGCTGGCCCACTGCAAAGAAGCCGCCAACCTCTATAAACGCAAGTATGTTATGATGTATGACCTCTCAGGCCTGGGTGAAACCGGCACCTTTCAGGTAATCCGGGACTGGAAACGTCTCGTTGATGTTTACGGACTGACAAAAGACCCTGACGACAAGGCTTACGCTCATCACAACGGCAAGCCGGTTATCGCTGTATGGGGAATCGGGTTCAATGACAGGGCATACACTCTTGAGGAGTGCAAATCGCTGTTGAATTTCTTCAGAGCCGACCCTGATTATGGCGGAATGACAATTATGGTCGGCATACCCAGCTACTGGAGAACGCTTGGAAAGGACTGCGTAAACGATCCGTATCTTTTTGAGGTACTCGAAGAAGCGGATATACTAAGCCCGTGGGCGGTAGGACGATATTCAAATACAAGCGGTGTAAACAGTTACGCAAATAACGTGTGGATACCCGATATGCAGTGGTGCCAATCACACTCAAAGGAATACCTGCCGGTAGTCTTCCCCGGTTTCAGCTGGTATAATCTGCACGGGGGCACACTGGACCAGATCCCCAGACGCGGCGGCCAATTCCTGTGGGAGCAGTATTACAAAACAATCAAAGACGCAGGAGTTTCGATGGTGTACCAGGCAATGTTCGACGAGGTTGACGAGGCGACGGCTATATTTAAGTGCACCAACAATCCGCCTGTAGGATCTTTTATAGACTATGAAGGGCTGCCCAGCGATCATTACCTTTGGCTGGTCGGCCAGGCAGCAAAGATGCTTCGGGGTGAGATACCTGTAACTTCTACAATTCCAATACGTGATTAA
- a CDS encoding glycoside hydrolase family 71/99-like protein, producing MQRKMYMALIFVSVLMTLQAARLDPDKQSKNEIFTMTNTQVAQKTLSPYTGVTEHKSNPDTLKGKVMTGYQGWFTTPGDGSGMEWFHWGLPTSSPSKDFRPGRCSIDLWPDMSEYPQSSKVATEFKHKDGSTAYVFSSNDPDAVNLHFRWMNEYGIDGAFVQRFAAQTFKNYEYHNVNNVLSNCRAAANRNGRAYALMYDLSGLQEGQIENVIKDIIILREKMKLACDPADRAYLHHKGKPVIAVWGIGFKNRGYTLNECRRLVDFLKNDKEYGGFTVMLGVPTFWRTLENDSVEEEQFHEIIKMADIISPWMVGRYGRIEDVDSFCKPLWMKDIQWCRENAKDYMPVLFPGFSWYNLQGEKFDHIKRQKGKFLWKQYYTAVECGAEMIYQAMFDEVDEATAIFKCTNNPPVGGKSKFLTYEGLPSDHYLWLVGQGGKMLRQEIPLSETIPERDN from the coding sequence ATGCAGAGAAAAATGTACATGGCTCTAATTTTCGTTTCAGTTTTGATGACTCTCCAGGCGGCGAGGCTTGATCCTGACAAACAGTCGAAAAACGAAATATTCACAATGACAAACACGCAGGTCGCCCAAAAAACTCTATCTCCATATACTGGCGTAACTGAACACAAATCAAACCCCGACACTCTCAAAGGCAAGGTGATGACCGGCTATCAGGGCTGGTTTACAACCCCCGGCGATGGTTCCGGCATGGAGTGGTTCCACTGGGGCCTGCCGACATCCTCGCCTTCAAAAGATTTCAGGCCCGGCAGGTGCTCTATTGATCTCTGGCCGGACATGAGTGAATATCCCCAAAGTTCAAAAGTGGCGACGGAATTCAAGCATAAAGACGGTTCAACCGCATACGTATTCAGCTCAAACGATCCTGATGCTGTAAACCTGCATTTTAGATGGATGAACGAATATGGGATAGACGGAGCGTTCGTACAAAGGTTTGCTGCGCAGACTTTTAAAAACTACGAGTACCACAATGTCAATAATGTTCTAAGCAACTGCAGGGCCGCCGCCAACAGGAATGGGCGAGCTTATGCCCTTATGTATGACTTGTCCGGTCTCCAAGAGGGCCAGATTGAAAACGTTATAAAGGACATCATAATTCTTCGGGAGAAAATGAAGTTGGCTTGTGACCCGGCGGACAGGGCCTATCTTCATCATAAAGGCAAGCCTGTTATAGCGGTTTGGGGAATCGGTTTCAAAAACAGAGGCTACACTCTCAATGAATGCCGGCGGCTTGTGGATTTTCTGAAAAACGACAAAGAGTACGGCGGCTTTACAGTTATGCTCGGCGTTCCCACGTTCTGGCGGACTTTAGAGAACGACTCTGTAGAAGAGGAGCAGTTCCATGAAATAATCAAAATGGCCGATATAATCAGCCCGTGGATGGTAGGCCGCTACGGCCGGATAGAAGATGTTGATAGTTTCTGCAAGCCGCTTTGGATGAAGGATATTCAGTGGTGCCGGGAAAATGCCAAGGACTATATGCCGGTTCTTTTCCCCGGCTTTAGCTGGTATAATCTTCAAGGCGAGAAATTTGACCATATCAAGCGGCAGAAGGGCAAATTCCTTTGGAAACAGTATTACACCGCTGTAGAGTGCGGCGCCGAGATGATCTACCAGGCTATGTTTGACGAAGTAGATGAGGCTACCGCTATATTCAAATGCACCAATAATCCGCCTGTTGGAGGAAAGTCAAAATTTCTCACATACGAAGGTCTGCCCAGTGACCACTACCTTTGGCTGGTTGGCCAGGGAGGAAAAATGCTCAGGCAGGAGATACCCCTTAGTGAGACGATTCCTGAGCGGGATAACTGA
- a CDS encoding GntR family transcriptional regulator, which translates to MASKRTKTDQVERIFELRIKHGDYLLDGIPAERELCEELGVSRMTARKALERLVDKGLIERMPNGRLAVKRKYEKHISVGLLVPSFASSSVERWRLALENAAEDYEVRIRAFMFVHWDDPIILDVVKNFDAVFLNPSAENIPARVMKNLQAENESVVILDQDLTMYGIKSICLFPSHFVQKILDILGELGHKSVDCFNVQTMDNVINSRIEQWNLWRAVHNINGRLLGDALTPYSYPDTPLTGAYKQMLTIIDSGRFRSTALFCTTAPAAIGAMRAFMDRGVVVGRDVSVCVINDEGIARYYNPSITSIEMIDPSPYLKVCIDRIRHPSSSWTGSLLLQPSEAAIYKGESTGPAPAKK; encoded by the coding sequence ATGGCATCAAAACGTACCAAAACGGATCAGGTCGAGAGGATTTTTGAGCTTAGGATAAAGCACGGCGATTATCTTCTTGACGGGATACCGGCAGAGAGGGAGCTGTGTGAAGAACTTGGAGTCTCACGCATGACTGCCCGTAAAGCTCTTGAAAGGCTTGTTGACAAGGGACTTATCGAGCGAATGCCAAACGGCAGGCTCGCTGTCAAGAGAAAGTACGAGAAGCACATCAGCGTAGGCTTGCTGGTGCCCTCATTTGCCTCAAGCTCCGTAGAAAGGTGGAGACTTGCTTTAGAAAACGCTGCGGAAGATTACGAAGTCCGTATAAGGGCTTTTATGTTTGTACATTGGGATGACCCGATAATACTTGATGTAGTGAAGAATTTCGACGCTGTCTTCCTCAATCCAAGCGCGGAAAATATCCCTGCCAGAGTAATGAAAAATCTCCAGGCCGAAAATGAGTCAGTTGTTATACTTGACCAGGATTTGACGATGTACGGCATAAAATCGATCTGCCTGTTTCCATCTCATTTTGTCCAGAAAATTCTCGACATTCTGGGAGAGCTGGGACACAAGAGCGTTGACTGTTTTAACGTCCAGACAATGGACAATGTTATCAACAGCCGAATAGAACAGTGGAATCTATGGCGGGCAGTACACAACATCAACGGTCGGCTGCTTGGAGACGCACTTACTCCTTATTCTTATCCGGATACGCCGCTTACAGGGGCATACAAGCAGATGCTCACGATCATTGACTCAGGAAGGTTCAGGTCAACCGCTCTGTTCTGCACAACGGCACCCGCAGCGATCGGAGCTATGCGGGCATTTATGGATCGGGGCGTAGTTGTCGGCAGGGATGTCAGCGTATGTGTTATCAATGACGAAGGTATCGCGAGATATTACAACCCGTCCATAACTTCAATCGAAATGATAGACCCATCACCCTACCTCAAGGTCTGCATAGACAGAATACGCCATCCGTCCTCTTCGTGGACAGGGTCCCTGCTGCTCCAGCCTTCGGAAGCTGCGATCTATAAAGGCGAATCTACAGGGCCTGCACCTGCAAAGAAATAA
- a CDS encoding DUF2752 domain-containing protein, with the protein MPKRISHNWKLHLFIVAAAVAALVLSILIGMGVLSAESLFGICGFKRKYNLPCPFCGMTRSFSFFFRGRFISSLTVQPAGFMLAAILSVSGICSAAELFGHKTLFYRELRRGKRLAIVFVCIFIIGLVSWVYTIFKYRFL; encoded by the coding sequence ATGCCTAAAAGAATATCGCATAACTGGAAATTGCACCTTTTCATCGTAGCGGCTGCTGTTGCGGCCTTGGTGCTTTCTATCCTAATTGGCATGGGCGTTTTGTCCGCGGAATCATTATTTGGAATCTGCGGTTTCAAACGTAAATACAACCTCCCCTGTCCATTTTGCGGAATGACCCGGTCATTTAGTTTCTTTTTCAGGGGCAGATTTATATCTTCCTTGACCGTTCAGCCGGCAGGCTTTATGTTAGCGGCGATTCTCAGCGTCTCTGGCATATGCTCTGCAGCCGAGCTTTTTGGACATAAGACCCTCTTTTACAGGGAATTACGTCGCGGCAAAAGGCTGGCAATTGTTTTTGTCTGCATTTTCATCATCGGGCTTGTTTCGTGGGTTTACACAATTTTTAAATATCGTTTTTTGTAA
- a CDS encoding M48 family metallopeptidase, with the protein MKKHVIALLLAVNSLYFFGCAEVPIIGRKQFNVVPDSTLNQMADEQYQQFLSENKLSSDSSAAAMVRRVGSNIQKATEEYFRMKGEAGFLNSFDWKFNLVENEQVNAWAMPGGKVVVYTGLLELADTEEKLAVVVAHEIAHAVAKHGAERMSYQLASQLGGVALSVAIKDYSGQTQAIFEQAYGMTSQYALVLPYSRKHEYEADRMGMIFMALAGYDPRVAETFWQEMSARSQGPEVYEWMSTHPSDESRVQAIRRQMPEAMQYYKRG; encoded by the coding sequence ATGAAGAAACATGTAATAGCCCTGCTGCTGGCAGTTAACAGCTTGTATTTTTTTGGATGTGCCGAGGTTCCAATTATTGGTAGAAAACAATTTAATGTTGTTCCCGACAGCACTTTAAACCAGATGGCAGACGAACAGTATCAGCAGTTTTTATCAGAGAACAAATTAAGCAGCGACTCCTCGGCAGCTGCGATGGTGAGACGTGTCGGCAGCAATATACAAAAGGCAACCGAAGAATATTTCAGAATGAAGGGAGAGGCAGGCTTTTTGAACAGCTTCGACTGGAAGTTCAACCTTGTAGAGAACGAACAGGTCAATGCCTGGGCAATGCCCGGCGGCAAGGTTGTCGTATATACAGGGCTGCTGGAGCTGGCAGACACAGAAGAAAAGCTGGCAGTTGTTGTTGCACATGAAATAGCCCATGCGGTTGCAAAACACGGCGCCGAGAGAATGAGTTATCAGCTTGCATCTCAGCTTGGAGGTGTTGCTTTGTCGGTTGCGATAAAGGACTATTCCGGCCAGACACAGGCTATTTTCGAACAGGCATACGGCATGACGTCTCAGTATGCTCTTGTCCTGCCTTACAGCAGAAAGCACGAGTATGAGGCTGACAGGATGGGCATGATTTTTATGGCTCTCGCCGGATACGATCCGAGAGTTGCAGAGACTTTCTGGCAGGAAATGTCAGCAAGAAGTCAGGGACCGGAAGTTTACGAGTGGATGAGTACCCACCCTTCTGACGAATCAAGGGTACAGGCTATCCGCCGGCAAATGCCGGAGGCGATGCAGTACTATAAACGCGGCTGA
- a CDS encoding manganese efflux pump MntP family protein — MNELFTILLIAVGLAMDAFSVSVACGTVYKRFHFPHALRLAGIFGFFQFAMPVIGWICGLTVKRYISPYQHWAGFLILTAIGCKMIYEAFKLEETEKKPMAESLPALFTLAVATSIDALAVGLTISLVTSHIWIAVAGIGVVTFMLSFAGFYMGTRFGHMFENKTEIFGGAVLIILGIKMLLH, encoded by the coding sequence GTGAATGAGCTTTTCACCATTCTTTTGATAGCCGTAGGACTTGCAATGGACGCTTTTTCTGTATCTGTCGCTTGCGGAACGGTTTACAAACGGTTTCATTTCCCGCACGCCTTGCGGCTTGCAGGTATCTTTGGCTTTTTTCAGTTTGCTATGCCAGTAATCGGCTGGATCTGCGGGCTTACCGTTAAAAGGTATATTTCACCATATCAGCACTGGGCTGGCTTTTTGATATTGACAGCCATCGGATGCAAAATGATTTATGAGGCGTTTAAGTTGGAAGAAACTGAAAAAAAACCAATGGCTGAATCCCTGCCGGCACTTTTTACTCTGGCTGTGGCAACCAGTATCGATGCGCTTGCTGTTGGGCTTACCATATCATTGGTCACTTCGCACATCTGGATTGCTGTTGCAGGCATAGGGGTTGTTACTTTCATGCTGTCGTTTGCGGGTTTCTATATGGGCACCCGATTTGGGCATATGTTTGAAAACAAGACCGAAATTTTCGGCGGCGCGGTTTTGATAATTCTTGGAATCAAGATGCTGCTGCACTGA
- a CDS encoding RsmE family RNA methyltransferase, whose product MPLSRYYIESFQKGKNELTGPEARHLSTVMRVKQGDPVEVFDGRGRLGVAVAENISKRSVTLNVTEETLEAPRSVGRVILAVSPPKGNRWDWLASKVTEIGVDYIYPVLFERSVRQGNAKNFIEKTTAVTVAAAKQCKRLYLPKISQPVRLEQFLADGINEASSLKVALMSLSEDTIFIDRLDPNWQKEDIVIFVGPEGGFTEEEEILIKRHYPAGDCFSVSITKNVLRTETAALSASAILCSKRNSCE is encoded by the coding sequence ATGCCCTTATCTCGATATTACATTGAAAGTTTTCAAAAAGGCAAAAATGAATTGACAGGACCGGAAGCCCGACACCTCTCCACTGTAATGCGTGTAAAACAGGGCGATCCTGTAGAGGTTTTTGACGGCAGGGGCAGACTTGGCGTTGCGGTTGCAGAGAATATTTCAAAGCGATCTGTCACGTTAAATGTAACAGAAGAGACTCTCGAAGCGCCGCGAAGTGTTGGTAGAGTAATTCTTGCAGTAAGCCCTCCCAAAGGAAACCGCTGGGACTGGTTAGCATCAAAGGTAACAGAAATAGGCGTTGATTATATTTATCCGGTACTCTTTGAAAGAAGTGTGCGGCAGGGAAACGCAAAAAACTTCATCGAAAAAACTACTGCCGTTACCGTTGCTGCCGCGAAACAATGTAAAAGACTGTATCTGCCGAAAATCAGTCAGCCGGTCAGGCTTGAACAGTTTCTTGCTGACGGAATAAATGAGGCATCTTCTTTAAAGGTTGCTCTGATGAGTCTGTCTGAGGATACAATTTTCATTGACAGGCTTGATCCCAATTGGCAAAAAGAAGACATTGTGATATTTGTCGGTCCCGAAGGCGGGTTTACGGAAGAAGAGGAGATCTTAATAAAGCGGCATTATCCGGCTGGAGATTGTTTCAGTGTAAGTATAACAAAAAACGTGCTCAGAACTGAAACTGCCGCCCTTTCAGCTTCCGCAATTCTATGCAGTAAGAGGAACAGCTGTGAATGA